In a single window of the Candidatus Eisenbacteria bacterium genome:
- a CDS encoding HAD family hydrolase, producing MHRASPAQSILIDFGGTLDADGEPWSLRFHRAYTDLGGRLEFSSFEPVFQKADRAVLNSRGIRTAGFRQMVQSQAEVLLRLLGEGPALDAGAIAETFRSRAVATVERNRPVLERLRAQYRLGIVSNFTGNLEPCLEELGIRHLFGAVVDSAVLGAAKPDPRPFVEALQLLETHPDQAWMVGDNFESDITPALSLGMRACWLRSRSRHAREGHPPCTQIGSFLELEAVIG from the coding sequence ATGCACCGCGCAAGCCCCGCCCAATCCATCCTGATCGATTTCGGAGGGACCCTGGACGCGGACGGCGAGCCGTGGAGCCTCCGATTTCACCGGGCCTACACTGATCTTGGTGGGCGACTGGAGTTTTCAAGCTTCGAGCCGGTTTTCCAGAAAGCGGATCGCGCCGTCTTGAACTCTCGAGGGATCAGAACCGCGGGCTTTCGGCAGATGGTGCAGAGCCAGGCTGAAGTGCTCCTTCGCCTTCTGGGTGAGGGTCCGGCGCTGGACGCGGGAGCGATCGCCGAGACCTTCCGATCGAGGGCCGTCGCGACCGTGGAGCGCAATCGGCCCGTCCTGGAACGGCTGCGCGCTCAATACCGCCTTGGGATCGTGTCGAACTTCACCGGAAACCTGGAGCCGTGCCTTGAGGAGCTTGGAATTCGACATTTGTTCGGTGCCGTCGTCGACTCCGCTGTCCTTGGAGCGGCGAAACCGGACCCGCGCCCGTTCGTCGAGGCGCTCCAGCTCCTGGAAACCCACCCCGACCAGGCCTGGATGGTGGGGGATAATTTCGAATCCGACATCACACCCGCTCTGAGCCTGGGCATGCGCGCCTGCTGGCTTAGATCCCGATCTCGCCACGCGCGCGAAGGCCATCCGCCGTGCACCCAGATAGGCTCCTTCTTGGAGCTAGAGGCTGTGATTGGCTAG
- a CDS encoding SRPBCC domain-containing protein — MNYTRPKQTELTLTRTIAAGPAEVYDVWLDSKNPGGPWFGCKRMILDVKVDGLFYNCVGHEGREWAHYGRFITLDRPRRIEHTWVSEGTRGLESVVTLTFEPEGDKTRVTLRHTGV, encoded by the coding sequence ATGAATTACACGCGTCCAAAGCAAACCGAGCTCACGCTCACTCGCACCATCGCGGCGGGCCCTGCGGAGGTCTATGACGTATGGCTCGACTCCAAGAACCCGGGCGGTCCGTGGTTCGGGTGCAAACGCATGATCCTCGACGTCAAGGTCGATGGCCTGTTTTACAACTGCGTTGGCCACGAGGGCCGGGAATGGGCGCACTATGGGCGTTTCATTACCCTCGATCGACCGCGGCGCATCGAGCACACCTGGGTCTCCGAAGGCACCCGCGGGCTGGAGTCGGTGGTGACCCTCACCTTCGAGCCCGAGGGCGACAAGACGCGGGTCACCCTGCGTCACACGGGAGTA
- a CDS encoding winged helix-turn-helix transcriptional regulator — protein sequence MTEIGNVFAAVTDPTRRAIIDRLARGPARVTDVAAPFAMSLNAVSKHIKVLERAGLVRRARRGREHTLQLNAAPLRDVARWAHRYERFWTERLDRLETFFASKEKKR from the coding sequence ATGACCGAGATCGGAAACGTTTTTGCTGCAGTTACGGATCCCACGCGGCGGGCGATCATCGATCGCCTGGCGCGCGGGCCGGCGCGGGTCACCGACGTGGCCGCGCCGTTCGCGATGTCGCTCAACGCTGTCTCCAAGCACATCAAGGTGCTGGAGAGGGCTGGCCTGGTACGGCGGGCACGCCGCGGCCGCGAGCACACGCTGCAATTAAACGCCGCCCCGCTGCGAGACGTCGCGCGCTGGGCGCACCGCTACGAGCGCTTCTGGACCGAGCGACTCGATCGACTCGAGACCTTTTTCGCAAGCAAGGAGAAGAAACGATGA
- a CDS encoding isoprenylcysteine carboxylmethyltransferase family protein: protein MSVRRKSEIYAAAQTVLLCVFAGVYFVDREPPLWMRGGVPSAVGAALCVIGLLLMLSAVVTLRRVIQIAPEPRPKGELVTTGVYGRFRHPIYTGILMLVVGLFLRKPTAFVGISAAAVIAFLAIKVRLEEELLLARYPEYARYRARTWGLIPWSTRSRN, encoded by the coding sequence ATGAGCGTGCGCCGCAAGAGCGAAATCTACGCTGCAGCACAGACCGTGCTCCTGTGCGTTTTCGCCGGAGTCTATTTCGTGGATCGCGAGCCACCGTTGTGGATGCGGGGCGGCGTACCCAGCGCCGTTGGCGCCGCGCTGTGCGTGATTGGGTTGTTGCTCATGCTGTCGGCGGTGGTCACCCTCCGCCGCGTCATCCAGATCGCGCCGGAGCCCCGCCCCAAGGGGGAGCTGGTGACGACGGGCGTCTATGGCCGCTTCCGGCATCCCATCTATACCGGGATCCTCATGCTCGTCGTTGGCCTATTCCTCCGGAAGCCAACAGCGTTCGTCGGAATCTCCGCAGCCGCGGTCATCGCGTTTCTCGCGATCAAGGTGCGGCTCGAGGAGGAGCTCCTGCTCGCGCGTTATCCCGAGTACGCGAGGTACCGAGCCCGGACATGGGGGCTCATCCCGTGGTCCACCCGTTCCCGGAATTAG
- a CDS encoding methyltransferase domain-containing protein encodes MIVVHSTTRRIRKAVTDLNPQAKQMADESMVRTLDAQARAIWPQESELIRRYELPDNIRILDVGCGPGEGSSRLAEMFPRADVLGVDVLDRSLDRARARFGHLAPRLRFENQSAFGLRAADRAFDLTVSRHVLHSIPHPDRVLAEQVRVTRRGGRLHLIPEDYGMLHFQRASLDPRDFWYEAPARFGEATETDLFIGRHVFAILMDLGLTDITIDYVVVDTIRVPRETFAAIIEAWRDGYVEPVAEFTRFTRKEAKAYFDQMIANIRDPRGYAAWMVPVVSARVP; translated from the coding sequence ATGATCGTCGTTCACTCCACCACGAGGAGGATCCGTAAAGCCGTGACCGACCTCAATCCGCAGGCAAAGCAGATGGCCGACGAGTCGATGGTGCGAACGCTCGACGCGCAGGCGCGGGCGATCTGGCCGCAGGAATCCGAGCTGATCCGCCGCTATGAGCTGCCGGACAACATCCGCATTCTTGACGTGGGCTGCGGCCCGGGGGAGGGTTCATCGCGTCTCGCCGAGATGTTCCCGCGCGCGGACGTGCTCGGGGTCGACGTCCTCGACCGAAGTCTCGACCGGGCACGCGCACGCTTTGGGCACCTCGCGCCCCGCCTCCGGTTCGAGAATCAGAGTGCGTTCGGGCTTCGTGCCGCCGACCGAGCGTTCGACCTGACGGTGAGCCGCCACGTGCTCCACTCGATCCCGCATCCGGACCGCGTGCTCGCGGAGCAAGTGCGCGTGACCCGCCGCGGGGGCCGGTTGCACCTGATTCCCGAGGACTACGGGATGCTCCACTTTCAGCGTGCATCGCTCGATCCGCGGGATTTCTGGTACGAGGCGCCGGCGCGATTCGGCGAAGCCACGGAGACGGACTTATTCATCGGACGCCACGTATTCGCCATTCTTATGGATCTCGGTTTGACGGACATCACCATCGACTACGTCGTGGTCGACACGATTCGCGTGCCGCGGGAGACGTTCGCCGCGATCATCGAGGCGTGGCGGGACGGCTATGTGGAGCCCGTCGCCGAGTTCACGCGCTTCACGCGGAAGGAGGCGAAAGCGTACTTCGACCAGATGATCGCCAACATCCGCGACCCGCGGGGCTACGCGGCGTGGATGGTTCCCGTGGTCAGCGCCCGCGTCCCATAG